From a region of the Synechococcus sp. PCC 7502 genome:
- the chlP gene encoding geranylgeranyl reductase — MTLRVAVIGGGPAGSCAAETLVKAGIETYLFERKLDNAKPCGGAIPLCMVSEFDIPDRIIDRKVRKMKMISPSNVEVDIQIENEGEYIGMCRRELLDAFLRDRAKDLGAKLINGRVLDIKIVEKGNKPYTISYSDMSDGGIEGTLKSLEVDLIVGADGFNSVVAKAIDAGDYNYAIAFQERIKISDDKMKYYEDLAEMYVGNDVSTDFYAWVFPKYDHVAVGTGTMKPHQRDIKKLQAGIRTRAHNRIEGGEIIKVEAHPIPEHPRPRRVVGRVALVGDAAGYVTKSSGEGIYFAAKSGRMCAEAIVEFSQNNTRIPTEADLKVYLKRWDKKYGATYKVLDILQRVFYNSDASREAFVEMCADKDVQKMTFDSYLYKTVVPANPFVQLKITAKTIGSLLRGNALAP; from the coding sequence ATGACATTACGAGTTGCGGTTATAGGCGGCGGACCTGCTGGTTCCTGTGCGGCTGAGACATTAGTAAAAGCTGGGATTGAAACCTACTTATTTGAACGTAAATTAGATAACGCTAAGCCATGCGGTGGGGCGATCCCATTGTGTATGGTTTCCGAATTTGATATTCCTGATCGCATTATTGACCGTAAAGTTCGCAAGATGAAGATGATTTCCCCTAGCAATGTGGAAGTTGACATTCAAATTGAGAATGAAGGTGAGTATATTGGTATGTGTCGCCGAGAGTTATTAGATGCTTTTCTCCGCGATCGCGCCAAGGATTTAGGGGCAAAACTAATTAATGGTCGAGTTTTAGATATAAAAATTGTCGAAAAAGGCAATAAGCCCTACACCATTAGCTATTCCGATATGTCCGATGGTGGAATCGAAGGTACCTTAAAATCCTTGGAAGTAGATTTAATTGTCGGTGCAGATGGCTTTAACTCAGTTGTGGCAAAGGCAATTGATGCGGGTGATTATAACTATGCGATCGCCTTCCAAGAACGGATTAAAATTTCCGATGATAAAATGAAATATTACGAAGACCTAGCGGAAATGTATGTGGGCAATGATGTCTCCACGGATTTCTATGCTTGGGTTTTCCCGAAATACGATCACGTTGCCGTTGGGACTGGAACCATGAAGCCCCATCAACGGGATATTAAAAAGTTGCAAGCAGGGATTCGTACCCGCGCCCATAATCGCATTGAAGGTGGTGAAATTATTAAAGTAGAAGCTCATCCCATTCCTGAACATCCAAGACCTCGGCGGGTTGTGGGTAGAGTGGCTTTAGTTGGTGATGCGGCGGGCTATGTGACTAAATCTAGCGGTGAAGGGATTTACTTTGCAGCTAAGTCTGGACGGATGTGTGCGGAAGCGATCGTGGAATTTTCCCAGAATAATACCCGCATTCCTACCGAAGCTGACCTTAAGGTTTATCTAAAACGTTGGGACAAAAAGTACGGTGCTACCTATAAGGTTTTAGATATTCTGCAACGGGTATTTTATAACTCTGATGCCAGCCGTGAAGCATTTGTGGAAATGTGTGCGGATAAAGATGTGCAGAAAATGACCTTTGATAGCTATCTTTACAAAACCGTAGTTCCCGCCAACCCCTTTGTCCAGTTAAAAATCACAGCTAAAACCATTGGCAGCTTATTAAGAGGAAATGCTCTAGCTCCTTAA
- a CDS encoding Uma2 family endonuclease produces MLHLPSKTLTLADFLKLSETKPASEYIDGQIIPKPMPQGKHSVIQGELISAINHVVKPKLVARAFPELRCTFGDCSLVPDIAVFTINRIPRDQNGEVANSFTLYPDWAIEILSPDQSQTKVTKNILHCLKYGTQMGWLIDPNEQAVFIFRPKQEIEIFDQPNNYLPVPSFADELKLSNNDLFSWLLE; encoded by the coding sequence ATGCTACATTTGCCATCTAAAACATTGACATTGGCGGACTTTCTTAAATTATCGGAAACAAAGCCCGCTAGTGAATATATTGATGGTCAAATCATCCCCAAACCAATGCCACAAGGAAAGCACAGTGTGATTCAAGGAGAACTTATATCTGCTATTAATCATGTAGTTAAACCCAAGCTCGTCGCCCGTGCTTTCCCTGAGTTACGTTGTACCTTTGGAGATTGCTCTCTAGTCCCAGATATTGCGGTATTTACTATAAATCGTATTCCCCGTGATCAAAATGGTGAGGTTGCTAATTCATTTACTCTTTATCCAGATTGGGCGATCGAAATTTTATCCCCAGATCAAAGCCAAACAAAGGTTACAAAAAATATTCTGCATTGTCTAAAATACGGAACCCAGATGGGTTGGTTAATTGATCCCAATGAGCAAGCGGTATTTATCTTTAGACCCAAACAGGAAATAGAAATTTTCGATCAGCCAAATAACTATCTCCCTGTACCATCCTTCGCCGATGAACTGAAACTAAGCAATAACGATTTATTTTCTTGGTTACTCGAATAA